From a region of the Marinilabiliales bacterium genome:
- a CDS encoding transketolase: MEKQPDDHNAGLSFDDFRKEVLDDYGLAILSRNLSITGRKEVLTGKAKFGIFGDGKEIAQIAFAKQFSDGDWRSGYYRDQTFMMAAGLFTAREFFSQLYGDTDPKLNPSNAGRSFNNHFATRSLNEDGTWRNLMKQKNSSADISPTAGQMPRLLGLAYASVLFRNITDLHRLTSLTSKGSEVAFGTIGDASTSEGHFWETINAAAVLQVPVALAVWDDGYGISVPREYQTARGSISEALKGFERAGSDKGIVIMKGRGWDYPELCRIFAEGVDICRREHVPVVFHIDEMTQPLGHSTSGSHERYKSAERLEWEKNFDPIRKMREWIVSSEIATEEELDGIDARMQEEVRDAKRDAWKEYTRPMLVERDALVKIIDNRSCLCKRESYDKPGTITGELRKIIAPIRKDNISAARKILRHVCADCEIREKLQADLTNWLKRNGEDNAERYNTHLYNESQFSALNVEGVPAVFSEGSPELPGREVLRDFWDAALAKDPRIFIFGEDTGNIGGVNQSYEGLQKKYGGLRVADTGIRETTILGQGIGMALRGLRPVAEIQYLDYLLYALQTFSDDLATTHYRTRGGQTAPVIVVTRGHRLEGIWHAGSPVSMIINSIRGVYVCVPRNMTQATGFYNTLLKGEDPAIVIEPLNGYRLRERRPDNLGEFSIPLGVPEILCDGEDITIVTYGSCVRIALEAAGQLRDFDISAELIDVQTLLPFDRPDLILESLKKTGRIIFFDEDVPGGGTAYMMQQIIEERGGFYYLDAEPQTLSGKDHRTAYTTDGDYFSNPNAEDLFEMAYAMMHRSDPVKYPRLF, translated from the coding sequence ATGGAAAAACAGCCCGATGACCACAACGCCGGATTATCATTCGACGATTTCAGGAAAGAGGTGCTCGACGACTACGGCCTTGCCATACTTAGCCGTAATCTCAGCATTACAGGGCGCAAGGAGGTGCTGACCGGAAAGGCCAAGTTCGGCATTTTTGGCGACGGGAAGGAGATTGCCCAGATTGCATTTGCAAAGCAGTTCAGTGATGGTGACTGGCGGTCGGGTTATTACCGTGACCAGACCTTCATGATGGCAGCCGGGCTGTTTACTGCCAGGGAGTTCTTTTCGCAGCTTTACGGTGATACGGATCCGAAGCTTAATCCTTCGAATGCCGGCCGGTCATTCAATAATCATTTTGCCACCCGGAGCCTTAATGAGGATGGTACATGGCGGAACCTGATGAAGCAAAAGAACTCATCGGCCGATATATCGCCCACAGCCGGACAAATGCCCAGGCTGCTGGGCCTGGCGTATGCTTCAGTTCTTTTCAGAAACATAACTGACCTGCACCGTCTTACAAGTCTGACTAGCAAAGGCAGCGAGGTGGCATTCGGCACCATTGGTGATGCAAGCACTTCGGAAGGACATTTCTGGGAAACTATCAATGCTGCCGCCGTATTGCAGGTTCCCGTCGCCCTGGCCGTCTGGGATGACGGTTACGGCATATCGGTTCCCAGGGAGTACCAGACCGCCAGGGGGAGCATATCTGAGGCCCTGAAGGGGTTTGAACGTGCAGGGTCAGATAAGGGAATAGTGATCATGAAGGGCAGGGGCTGGGATTACCCTGAGCTGTGCCGGATCTTTGCCGAGGGGGTTGATATCTGCAGGCGTGAGCATGTGCCCGTTGTCTTCCATATTGATGAGATGACGCAACCGCTTGGCCATTCCACATCGGGTTCTCATGAAAGGTATAAATCTGCCGAAAGGCTTGAATGGGAAAAGAATTTCGATCCGATAAGAAAAATGCGGGAATGGATAGTGTCGTCAGAAATTGCAACAGAAGAGGAACTTGACGGTATTGATGCCAGAATGCAGGAGGAGGTTAGGGATGCAAAAAGGGATGCATGGAAGGAATATACCAGGCCGATGCTTGTTGAAAGGGATGCCCTGGTAAAGATCATTGACAACCGCAGTTGCCTGTGCAAACGGGAGAGCTACGACAAGCCGGGAACAATAACGGGTGAACTGAGAAAGATAATTGCTCCTATAAGGAAGGACAATATAAGTGCTGCCAGAAAGATTCTGCGTCATGTATGCGCCGATTGCGAGATCAGGGAAAAGTTGCAGGCTGACCTGACCAACTGGCTGAAGCGGAACGGTGAGGACAATGCCGAAAGGTACAACACACATCTCTATAATGAGTCGCAATTCTCAGCACTGAATGTTGAGGGTGTCCCTGCCGTTTTCAGTGAAGGCTCTCCGGAGCTCCCCGGGCGCGAAGTGCTGAGGGATTTCTGGGATGCCGCACTTGCAAAGGATCCCCGGATTTTTATTTTTGGTGAGGATACAGGGAATATAGGAGGAGTGAACCAGTCATATGAAGGATTGCAGAAAAAGTATGGCGGACTTCGTGTTGCCGACACGGGCATCAGGGAGACGACAATTCTCGGACAGGGCATTGGCATGGCACTCAGGGGACTAAGGCCTGTTGCTGAGATACAGTATCTTGATTACCTGCTTTATGCGTTGCAGACCTTCAGCGATGACCTCGCTACCACGCATTACCGGACAAGAGGGGGGCAAACGGCCCCGGTGATAGTTGTTACACGCGGTCACAGACTTGAAGGTATCTGGCATGCCGGATCGCCGGTAAGCATGATAATTAATTCGATAAGGGGCGTATATGTGTGCGTTCCCAGAAACATGACCCAGGCCACGGGTTTTTACAATACCCTGCTTAAAGGGGAAGACCCTGCAATTGTCATTGAACCCCTTAACGGATACCGGCTCAGGGAGAGAAGGCCTGACAATTTAGGCGAATTCAGCATTCCCCTGGGGGTGCCGGAGATCTTGTGTGATGGCGAAGATATTACCATAGTGACCTACGGCTCCTGCGTCAGGATTGCCCTTGAGGCGGCTGGCCAGCTCAGGGATTTTGATATTTCGGCAGAGCTTATAGATGTTCAGACATTGCTCCCGTTTGACAGGCCGGATTTGATACTCGAATCATTAAAGAAAACCGGCAGGATAATCTTTTTCGATGAGGACGTTCCCGGAGGCGGCACTGCATATATGATGCAGCAAATAATTGAAGAGAGGGGAGGCTTTTATTATCTTGATGCGGAACCGCAAACGCTATCGGGTAAAGATCACAGAACGGCTTACACAACTGACGGCGATTACTTTTCCAATCCCAATGCAGAGGACCTGTTTGAAATGGCCTATGCGATGATGCACAGGTCCGATCCGGTCAAATATCCCCGCTTGTTCTGA
- a CDS encoding FAD:protein FMN transferase, producing the protein MKKYVYIIIAITVLSSCQAGQERMFIYLDGFTQGTSYLIAYNSPDSTCYHDEIKELFRQIDYSMSIYNPQSVISAINRNDADIRPDEYFLTVFNRAALISEKTGGAFDITVGPLVNAWGFGFTEGENITPQLIDSLLNLVGWQKVRYEDGMIVKDHPGVVLDMNAIAKGYTVDVVAEFLDSRGITDYMIEVGGEIRVKGTNRNNQLWRIGIDKPVEDPAAVSRELQEILHLTGVSLATSGNYRRFYVEDGQRYAHTIDPHTGYPARHSLLSATVVTSTSMDADAYATAFMVMGLEESMDFASSHPDIEAYFIYDLDGVFAVAYTDGIAGMMRR; encoded by the coding sequence ATGAAAAAGTACGTTTATATTATAATTGCAATTACGGTTTTAAGCTCTTGCCAGGCAGGGCAGGAGAGGATGTTTATCTATCTCGACGGGTTCACCCAGGGAACCAGCTACCTGATCGCATACAACTCTCCCGATTCAACGTGTTACCATGATGAGATCAAGGAGCTTTTCAGGCAGATTGATTATTCGATGTCAATTTACAATCCGCAATCGGTTATATCGGCCATTAACAGAAATGATGCCGATATCCGGCCGGATGAATATTTTTTGACCGTTTTCAACAGGGCCGCCCTGATTTCCGAAAAGACAGGAGGCGCCTTTGATATTACTGTCGGACCCCTTGTCAACGCATGGGGGTTCGGGTTTACCGAAGGAGAAAATATTACACCCCAACTGATTGATAGTTTGCTCAACCTGGTAGGCTGGCAGAAGGTTCGCTATGAGGACGGCATGATTGTCAAGGACCACCCGGGTGTTGTGCTGGATATGAATGCAATTGCCAAGGGATATACGGTCGATGTGGTGGCGGAGTTTCTGGACAGCCGGGGTATAACCGATTACATGATAGAGGTGGGAGGAGAGATACGTGTAAAGGGTACCAACAGAAACAATCAGCTCTGGCGTATAGGCATTGACAAGCCTGTTGAAGATCCTGCAGCCGTTTCACGGGAGCTCCAGGAAATTTTGCATCTCACAGGAGTATCGCTGGCAACCTCAGGAAATTACAGGCGGTTCTATGTAGAGGACGGGCAGCGGTATGCCCATACAATAGATCCTCATACTGGTTATCCGGCAAGACATAGCCTCCTTAGCGCCACGGTTGTAACATCTACGAGCATGGATGCAGATGCATATGCAACAGCTTTCATGGTGATGGGGCTTGAAGAGAGTATGGACTTTGCATCCTCACACCCCGACATAGAAGCCTATTTTATCTATGACCTTGACGGTGTCTTCGCTGTGGCATATACCGACGGCATAGCCGGCATGATGCGCAGGTGA
- a CDS encoding NADH:ubiquinone reductase (Na(+)-transporting) subunit F, translated as MILTASPGLVIVISIAVFFAVILTLVSVLLFAKSKLTPSGEVKLTINDEKELTVEPGATVLSTLSGSGIYLPSACAGGGTCGMCKCQVVEGGGSILPTEKDFFTRREQNEKWRLGCQVKIREDMQLRVPKEVLGIKKWECEVVSNRNVATFIKEFVVKLPEGEQLDFNSGGYIQIDVPKVEVDFSDIEVEEEFRDEWDQFKMWDLKMKNPEPTYRAYSMANHPAEGNIIMLNIRIATPPWDRAKGAFMNVNPGVCSSFIFSRKPGDKVNISGPYGDFFIKESDNEMVYIGGGAGMAPLRSHIFHLFHTVKTGRKVSYWYGARSLREVFYEEEFRKIEKEFPNFNFHIALSEPKPEDKWDGFTGFIHQIVYDNYLSKHEDPDEIEYYLCGPPMMNDAVLKMLYDLGVPDEMVDLDDFGG; from the coding sequence ATGATATTAACAGCATCGCCGGGGTTGGTCATTGTAATCAGTATAGCCGTATTTTTTGCCGTTATCCTGACACTTGTATCTGTCCTCCTTTTTGCAAAATCAAAGCTTACGCCATCGGGTGAGGTAAAGCTTACCATAAACGATGAGAAGGAACTGACAGTCGAGCCCGGGGCGACAGTACTTTCAACCTTGTCAGGGAGCGGGATCTATCTCCCTTCTGCCTGTGCCGGGGGCGGCACCTGTGGGATGTGCAAGTGCCAGGTTGTAGAGGGTGGCGGTTCCATACTGCCCACCGAAAAGGATTTCTTCACACGCCGTGAGCAGAACGAGAAGTGGAGGCTTGGCTGCCAGGTCAAGATAAGGGAGGATATGCAGCTCAGGGTACCCAAGGAGGTGCTTGGTATCAAAAAGTGGGAATGCGAGGTTGTCAGCAACAGGAATGTTGCGACATTTATTAAGGAGTTTGTTGTTAAGCTTCCGGAAGGTGAGCAGCTCGATTTTAATTCAGGAGGTTATATTCAGATTGATGTGCCCAAAGTCGAGGTGGACTTCAGCGATATTGAGGTGGAGGAAGAGTTTCGTGACGAATGGGACCAGTTCAAAATGTGGGACCTCAAAATGAAAAACCCCGAACCTACCTACCGTGCATATTCAATGGCCAATCATCCGGCAGAGGGTAACATCATCATGCTTAATATCCGTATAGCAACACCTCCGTGGGACAGGGCAAAGGGTGCATTTATGAATGTGAATCCCGGAGTTTGTTCATCTTTTATATTCTCAAGGAAGCCCGGCGATAAGGTTAATATTTCCGGACCTTATGGCGATTTCTTTATCAAGGAGTCTGATAATGAGATGGTTTATATTGGCGGTGGTGCAGGCATGGCACCTCTGCGTTCACACATATTCCACCTGTTCCATACCGTGAAGACGGGACGTAAGGTATCATACTGGTATGGGGCCCGTTCGCTCAGGGAGGTGTTTTATGAGGAGGAGTTCAGGAAAATAGAGAAGGAATTCCCGAACTTTAATTTTCATATAGCACTGTCCGAACCCAAGCCCGAGGATAAATGGGATGGTTTTACCGGCTTCATTCACCAAATAGTGTACGACAACTACCTGAGCAAGCATGAGGATCCCGATGAGATTGAATATTACCTCTGTGGCCCTCCGATGATGAACGACGCAGTGCTGAAAATGCTATATGACCTCGGTGTTCCCGATGAGATGGTTGACCTTGATGATTTCGGGGGATGA
- the nqrE gene encoding NADH:ubiquinone reductase (Na(+)-transporting) subunit E, whose protein sequence is MEGLVNIFVRSVFIDNMVFAYFLGMCSYLAVSRTVSTANGLGIAVIFVLGITVPVNYLIENYFLSSGALAWLGAGFANVDLSFLSFIMFIAVIASMVQLVEMMVEKFAPALYSSLGIFLPLIAVNCAILGGSLFMQEREYANIAEASAFGLGSGVGFYLAIVGIAAIREKIRYSNVPGPLRGLGITFIVTGLMGIAFMSFMGIKL, encoded by the coding sequence ATGGAAGGATTGGTCAATATATTTGTCAGGTCTGTATTTATCGATAACATGGTTTTTGCCTATTTCCTTGGCATGTGTTCATACCTCGCGGTGTCGCGGACAGTGAGCACGGCTAACGGCCTTGGTATAGCGGTGATCTTTGTGCTTGGAATTACAGTACCTGTGAATTATCTTATCGAGAACTATTTTCTCAGCTCCGGGGCCCTGGCCTGGCTTGGTGCCGGCTTCGCCAATGTGGATCTGAGCTTTCTCAGTTTTATAATGTTCATTGCTGTTATTGCATCTATGGTTCAGCTTGTGGAGATGATGGTTGAAAAGTTTGCGCCGGCGCTGTACTCCTCCCTTGGTATATTTCTTCCGCTTATTGCTGTTAACTGTGCCATTCTTGGGGGGTCCCTCTTTATGCAGGAGCGGGAGTATGCCAATATTGCCGAAGCTTCAGCATTCGGACTTGGTTCGGGGGTTGGCTTCTACCTTGCCATTGTGGGTATAGCAGCGATACGTGAGAAGATAAGGTATTCAAATGTTCCCGGTCCGCTGCGGGGACTTGGTATCACATTTATTGTAACAGGTCTTATGGGGATAGCTTTTATGAGTTTTATGGGTATAAAGCTTTAA
- a CDS encoding NADH:ubiquinone reductase (Na(+)-transporting) subunit D, giving the protein MSSMDKEPLFSAKNVKLLTTPLNDENPITVQVLGICSALAVTVKLEPAVVLAVAVVAVMGAANVIISVLRRTIPQRIRIIVQLVVIASLVILVDQVLKAFLYDVSRQLSVFVGLIITNCIIMGRLEAFALGNRVWPSFLDGVGNAAGYGWILIVVAFFRELLGSGTVWDYPVMEKLGLYTIGYENNGFMILPPMALITVGIIIWVQRSRNRKLIESK; this is encoded by the coding sequence ATGAGCAGTATGGATAAAGAGCCGTTGTTTTCGGCAAAGAATGTTAAACTTTTAACTACACCGCTTAATGATGAGAACCCGATCACGGTGCAGGTTCTTGGCATCTGCTCGGCTCTTGCGGTTACGGTCAAACTGGAACCTGCTGTAGTGCTTGCTGTAGCAGTTGTTGCGGTAATGGGCGCTGCAAATGTGATCATTTCTGTGCTTCGCAGGACTATACCGCAGAGAATAAGGATAATAGTGCAGCTTGTTGTTATTGCCTCGCTTGTTATCCTGGTCGACCAGGTACTAAAAGCATTTCTGTATGATGTAAGCCGGCAGCTGTCGGTATTTGTCGGCCTCATAATTACCAACTGCATCATAATGGGCCGGCTTGAGGCTTTTGCACTGGGTAACAGGGTGTGGCCCTCGTTCCTTGACGGGGTGGGCAATGCGGCCGGCTATGGCTGGATACTTATAGTTGTTGCTTTTTTCAGGGAGCTTCTGGGATCTGGCACTGTATGGGACTATCCCGTAATGGAAAAGCTCGGACTCTACACCATAGGATATGAGAATAACGGCTTTATGATTCTTCCCCCTATGGCCCTTATAACTGTCGGTATCATCATCTGGGTCCAAAGGTCAAGGAACAGGAAGCTGATTGAATCAAAATAA
- the nqrC gene encoding NADH:ubiquinone reductase (Na(+)-transporting) subunit C has product MKQGNTYIFLYSSAMVVIVAAVLSVVATVLRPYQELNIEIAKKLDILRSVEKAEQAQEVRDRNSYVEEEYDRYIVDSYVISHLGERRDDIDAFGVNMREEMRKPLEERNLPVFVAQDDDGSEYYIFPVHGRGLWGPVYGYVALMGDMNTIFGVIFDHDSETPGLGAEINTPRFESQFKGKKLFDETGEFVSIRINKPGAVPPGDHNVDGISGGTITSQGVEEMLYDVLGSYRTYFRNQKNSEI; this is encoded by the coding sequence ATGAAGCAGGGTAATACATATATTTTTCTATACTCCTCGGCGATGGTGGTAATTGTTGCAGCCGTTCTTTCTGTAGTTGCAACGGTTCTGAGGCCTTACCAGGAGCTAAACATTGAGATAGCCAAAAAGCTTGATATTCTGAGGAGTGTTGAGAAAGCGGAGCAGGCACAAGAAGTGCGCGACCGGAACTCTTATGTGGAAGAGGAGTATGACAGGTACATAGTTGACAGCTATGTGATAAGTCATCTTGGCGAGAGGAGGGATGATATTGATGCATTCGGGGTCAATATGCGGGAAGAGATGCGCAAACCCCTTGAAGAACGTAATCTGCCGGTTTTCGTTGCACAGGATGATGATGGAAGTGAGTATTATATATTTCCTGTTCACGGCAGGGGCTTGTGGGGCCCGGTATATGGCTATGTTGCGCTTATGGGTGATATGAATACCATATTCGGGGTGATTTTTGACCATGACAGTGAGACTCCCGGACTGGGCGCAGAGATAAATACTCCCAGGTTTGAGAGCCAGTTCAAGGGCAAGAAGCTTTTTGACGAGACCGGTGAATTTGTCTCAATCAGAATTAATAAGCCAGGAGCTGTTCCCCCGGGAGATCATAATGTGGATGGTATTTCGGGAGGTACAATTACCAGCCAGGGTGTTGAGGAGATGCTCTATGATGTTCTTGGCAGCTACAGGACATATTTCAGGAACCAGAAAAACAGCGAGATATGA